In Syngnathus scovelli strain Florida chromosome 12, RoL_Ssco_1.2, whole genome shotgun sequence, the genomic window GCAGTGACGTCGACGACATTTTCACTCAAATCTATAGGCAATTCAATGTGACGATTACCATCATTGACTTGGctgcaagcagcagcagcaggttgaCGTTGCCAACTTGAGCTTAGTGGCAGAACTCCTCCTCAGAGCATTATTACGCCAGACAATACACTGGTCCCCAttcagagacttttttttttttttccccttttccttCCATCGCATACAAAATAAATCCTAGTCCGAATAATGCATGAGCGCAATTCTCCAACTTACCTATTTGGTCTTCAGGTATCAGGCTCTCTATGGGCAAACCAAGTTCGGAGCTTTGTCGCAGGTAACTCTTCATTTGTGTGATAAACTGACGCAGCGTTTGAAGGAGTTCCAGTCCAGAGGCAAAGCTTTGCCAGGTCGGGGTGCCTGCCCCTTCCCCCATGTAGCTCAGGTAGTCCTGCACCAGGGAGCCGAAGTAGGAGGCTTTGTCTTTGGACAATTCCACCACCCTGCGAATGGCTCTCTTCTCTGGTGTCAACAGGGAGCTAAAAACGCCACTCATCTTGCGCAGATGACCTCGCAGCGCTTTCTGGAGGACTAAAGCGCTGGCGCTCGGCCGCCGCCTGGTCCTGTGCCCGGGCGGCATCATGGTCAGGTCCTGGTCTTGGTCCTGGTCGCTTTCCAGGCCGACGCCGTAGTCGGGCTCCTCTTCGtcttcgtcctcctcctcctcgtcgtcgtcgtcgtcctccgtGCTACAATACAGAAGATGGGACGAGGGCAGCGAAAGGGGGAGGTGGGTGTTGAAATCGGCCACCGTAGGTGGACTCGGGTCATGGAGGGCAGGAAGGAAGAAAGGCGACGACTGAGAGAAGAAATCCAAGGAGTCTGAAGAATCCGTGGAAAGGCTCACGTCACTGAGACGTTGGCTAACCCCATCCTGGCAGTCCTCTCCTGCTCGTTCTCCAGCGCTTCCGCGCACCACCACTTGTTGGCTTACGGTCATTGTGTCCGCAAGACTGCTGCGGGGCTGCGTGCAAGCTTTGCCGCTGCTCTGCTGAGATAGTTTGGCCTTCAGAAGCGCCTTTTCAATAGTTTGCTCCTCTAGCGCCAGGTGACACTGGGCATCCTCCAGGGAGGAAGACAGGGAGGATTTGGCCTTTCGAGGCGAGGAGGACAGAGACGCGAAAGAGAGGGGGAAAGAAGGTCTCGGGATGGAGATAGGGGAGCTGATGCTGAGTCTTTTGGGAGGGGACGACGAGGGGCTGATACTAAGTGAAGAACCCAGACGGGATAAGAGGCTACTGCTGCGCTCCTTGTCTTCCGCCTTCTCCTTGGGGACATTGATCCAGGCAATTTTCTCGGGCATACTGCGCTGCCGGACGGGAGGGGCCCACTGTGGCGGGGGTGGACGACTCGGCGGAGACCGTGACGTGGTGTCTTCAGCGCTTTGCTTTTTTTCACCTTGTGCTTGCGTGGCGCTACCAAGGCTAAACGCCTTATTTTCATTGGACTGTTGGTTGTCACTGAAATCGGAGTCACAACTTGCAGGCCTGTCGTCGTCGCTGCTTTTTTCCGGGCTGTGAGTTTGACTCGGATCAGAGGAATCTAATTCAGGACAGTGCTCGCTCTCTGGATGATGAACCTTAATGAAAAGTGGGTTGATGAAGCAGAGCGCCCCATTCGACTGGCAACACTCGAGCTCCGAAGGGGTGCGAGTTTCCAGTCGAGGGCGGCTCGGGGCGGCTGCGACAGAGAGTGCTTGCTGGCCGGGTGGAGGTCCTCTGTCAGGAGCTGTGGCTCCaaagaaaaaggaggaggaggaggaggaggaacccTTCCTCTTCTGACACCATTCACTGTCCCAGAAACCTGTAGAATGACAAATGACATTGATTATAGCGAGTTGGATGAAATGCTATGCGACCGGGGCGATGACGTCTCAAGACTACGTATTTTGGAAAAGAATTCTGtcatgacaaaaaaagcaacctGTGACGAGTCAATCCGGTTTTATTCATGTATTGTATGACCGTTGTGTGACATGAAAATGAGCAGCAGTATGCACAAATCACCAGAACGCTATACGTCGCCTGAACTCCAAGACTTGATGACATCTGTGGAAATAAACTCACGCCATCATTTAGCCCTTCTCCGCATGCACGCACAAGCCAGATGAAGTTAATTAAAGCAGAGTGATTTTCAAGGCCGTGAGAGAGCGTCAGGTGTGGTGCGGTGAGgcgcctcgagattttttccaacgaaaaggtgtgccgtggataagaaaaaaaaaaaaaaaagattggcaACCACTGCTCCAGAATACATGTAAAGACCTGAAGGAGCAACTAACTAACTTAAGAGACGATGCATTTATTATGTATGCGGAGAAACTAGTAAGGAAAAGTGGCAAAAAGCTCAGGAAAACATTCGGCCTCAGCTATTCACACAAGAATCTCTCCAAATTTGCATCATTTCATCTTAGGAaacaaaatgtgacttttttttatcttctcacTGTGTTTCTAACACGTCTGCTATATGCCGAGGAGGACTGACTCCAACTTCTCCTCTCGGTGAGTCAACGCAAGCACTTCAGCTTTAAATATAGCCCGGAACCACAGctgcttcttatttttatttttttacaagcaaaaatatatcattttcaaggcAATGTCACGCACCGACAACTTTCTCAAGTCCCGCctgtggcaggcaggcaggcagtcaaaggagaaatagaaagagtgatACAGCACGGGTACCAGACACAGAGTAACTCCTTCCaaccagaaaaaaatacatgacaACAATACTCACTGTGATCCCAAAACGTGACGACAAACAATGAGAGGTTTGTTTGGGACCAAGCCCAAAATGTCAGGACCCTTTAATGCGGCTGTCTTCAAGTGCACTTCGACTCAATATTTGTTAGGATGTTGATGTGTTTCTGGGAGGGCTGTTAGCAAGCAGAGTATGtccagctctctctctctctctctctctctctctccccctcccacgccccccctccctctaaCTCTTTCAATGACGCATGGCCAACCCTCGTTTGCCCTCCCACTCTCCACTTGTTTACAATCCAGTCTTCTTTACAACATGTTTTGACTGAACTTGTTCATATTTCTGTTGCCCAATAGCTCTTTcttggaaaatgcaatttctcagTACAGAAGATTTAGTGTTCTAATAAAAGGATTTGGATCAAAAGGGGGATTTGCACAAAATATCCTTTCAGTAATCTATTTGCCATGTGTATTTGTACATTGCTTTGTTTAGTTGTATTGAGCACGCACACATTTCAGCGTATTTTCTTCCACAATCTACACGCCATGGTCTTCTTATCAAAATGTTTATTGTATGGTTCAATTTGGCAAATGATGCAATCTTGTCAGAATGACGTCGTTCCGTTCACTGTCTGTGCTGACTAAAGAGTCAAATGGCACTGAGAAGAAAAGGCCAGTGACATTAAACATGGTTCTTTTTCTCAATCAAAGGAGTCGGATGGGGATTAGGCTTGAATGCGTGCTCTACCTTTGTTTGCACAATTGCTCGAAAGGCAAACGGAGCCCTTCAAAGCCTCAGAAGACAACGGACGGAagctcgctggctggctcgctggctggctggctggctcgctctCATGCACAACAGAGCTCAAACTACTTTCGATTAAAAAGTACAGTAGTAGAAAGCACGTTGAAGTTAGGGTGGGGTGACGTTTCACACTGGACACCTTTACGTGAGGCCACGTTGTGAGTGACTCAATAGCCTCCCTGTTGAACTAAACTCATCTGAGCTTGCAAGACCTTTGTCCCTCAGACTGAGTCATTCACTACTGGAATTCTAGTCAAATTTGTGTgaacacgtgtgtgtgcgcgcgcatttgcgtgtgagtgtgtgctcaCTCGCTCTATGCAAATAAGAATCCTATGTGTGCGCACACCAAAAAATAGGCACATGAAATGAGGTCAACGGGCACGAATGACATTGTGTGCTAGGCCAGTTTAGCGCCAGCTAATAGTAACGTAATAGGTCTCACTTTTGAATCGCTTAACAACCTGTTCTCTATTTTCAGCCACCAAATGCGCGAGGACCGTGTAAAAGTATGCTGGAACACCCGGCAAAATTCCCAAacacgcttgcgggaggcttgaACCTGCACGCCAATCAACATGCGTCTGGTCACTGTTTAACGCCCATACAAAGACAGAGAGCCCTATGGGTAAGACAACAAACGATTAGCCAAAAGAACACTGAATACCATCGGTAGTACCTGCTCCAAGTTTCGCAATCTGAGCAAGCTCAGCAGAGGTTTTGGCTGAAGCGATGGCTTCTGGGAGCTTCAAGGTGAAGGGAAGCACATCCCTGAGAAAAAGCAACAAAAGCAGAATGAAATGGAGCAAAACTACTAAAAAAGAAGAATCAGGTTGACGCAGGAGGGACTAAAAGCGTACGAGTCGCTCTTCTTAGCgtggtcacaaaaacaaaaagagcaaCGTGAGTCATTGCGAAGAATGAATTTACCTGCTGATGCAGCAGAAAGCCACAAGCCGAAACAGGTCCGCAAAACTCAGGCCGGATCCTTCCAAAGAAAAAGCTGGAGAAcaatgaaggaaggaaggaaggaatcaATTCATTGCAGGCCGTGATCAAGCTTTCATCTTTTGATGCAATCTACTTTCCAGAGAGATTTGTCAGAACAAGTGAGGTCAAGTTGAAACGATTGCACGTTATTCAAAGAGACGCCAATGTGCTTGAAAATCAATCAGCAGCATGAGCGCCATTGCCAGGGCAACAGGAAGATAGAAAGTGTCGAAACCTACTGAACTGGCTCTCTTTGACAACAAAGTCTTTGACAGGAAGTGGAGAGTGCTTGTCCATGCGTAAAGAGATGACCTTTTTCTGCAAGCTCGAAGACTTCCTCACCACAAATGTCTAGGGGCCAGGGGAAGAAACATTCAATCAGAAAACCTGCAACTCAAACGGACACTTTGATTTCAGAGGCGTGATAGGGctagtctttttttcttttatccgACTGTAATGGTAGTGATAAGCTGTTTCCTTACTCCAGGCGCTCGGTCCTGTAGGATGTGTACGGCGTCCTGATGGCTTAGGTCAAGTTGGAGCCACACACAATGCGTATTGATTAACCTGTCCAAAACGCTGAGTCGCCGATGGAGGGAATCGTAGCCCGAGTCCCTGACTCCGGTCGCCGTGTCAGAACAAGGGGATGCTTGTAGGAAGAGACCCCCGACTTCTTCGCTCAGTCtgaaaagcaagcaagcaagagtGCCGCCATGGGCATGAGCAAGCAGGAAGTTTCACAGGAAGGGAACATGCGTACGTATCCTATCTGCTTCTCGAGTTGAAGTCTACATGTGTTTTACGACAGCAAAGAGGTGGCGTTTCCAAACAAAAATCCCTTACTCAATACACCCACAGGTAAAAGACATCACTACTGTGTCATGACTTTTGTGATTATTTTAGCGcccgtgtggctttttctttctttacgaGAGGTAAGCCAACAATGAAGCCCTAAATGAGTGTTTTTAGGATGATTCTTGGGGAAAAAAGAGGTACGTAAACATCTGGTCATCATCTACATCTCCACAGCAATAGACAAGAAAAACTCAATTGTGCTCTCTGCTGTCTGTATTGTGCTAGTGCGCTCTATTAAATCAACAAACAGtaagtacgtacgtacgtacgtcgaTAAAGGATAGCTCACCCATGCATTGAATCCGTCTTGTGCTCTTCTATTGGCTCAGGCTTTTTCCCCATctcttttttcaaagtgccaatttCCAAAGCAAAGGATTCAATCAACtacaaaagaaaagcaaataCTGTATTTCATTTCGCGGTTTGAGCTGACAATGAACATTTTCTGTGCTGTACTGATGTCATTTGTTTCATTTCCCTCTCTGTCGGGCGGGCTACCGATCATCAACACGAGTCCCAAAAAGACAAGCTCAGCAGTGGGAAATCCCAAATCTAAAAGCCATAActactaagtctaagtctaagtctacacAATGTGAGCATTCGAAAAGCCCACTTGGACAGTGGACACCATTCTGAAGTGTGCAGTAGTGCAatgtaaaccttttttttttttttttttttaatccctttGCTACATACATTGCGTTCAGATAGACTTGCTTTAAGTCttacacaaataaatacactttatatatttcactttttttttttttttttttaaatagcggtctgctatacagttgtaCAGTTTGATCATTCTTGGTGTTCTCCAAGGTTTACCGAGAGGCCAGATCTGGATTTGCTGAAAAACACGTATattttaacaacaacaacaacaacaacaacagtaaaACGCCAGAAAAACATTTGAGTGGAGCGACACGCTGAAGTCATTATTTCCTGTTTTCTAGGAAAAACAGGCAAGAAGCTAGACTCCAACTCACTTCCCTTTTGAAAAACAGTAGTGATGATTTGACATGTACGTACCTTAAAAAAACTGCTTTTCCTCTCCCGTTTGGAGGGCTGCTGGATGTTATGGCTGGACATCTTGTCCAACCTCCTGGACAGCTCcctggaaaggcaaattcaagcAGAACAATTATCATCATTAAAGCTACCGAAATGAGGTACAGTATTTGCAGGCGACACGCTGAACTGATTTCcaaggcacagacagacaaagcCAAACATttccactcacattcacacccttaacctaccatgcatgtgTTAGGAATGCAGAACCGACACCTCttgtcaaaacaaaagcacGTGTTGGCCATTTTGGGACTTCCATctacccgtccgtccgtccgtccgtccgtccgtccgtccgtccgtccgtccgtccgtccgtccatccatccatccatccatccatccatcctctatcCCGCTTGACCCCacggggggtcgcgggcgtgctggagcctatcatcGGGCACCCTGAACTTTTTGCAGCATTTTGGGAGTTCAGGTGCCCAAATGTGTCTTTCCATTTGTATGAGCCATATGTGAGTCAGTGTCCCGGCCAGAAAACCAGGAAGTCCAAGGAATATAAAACACTTTGCCAGCACGTGTTCATTTATATTGTCAGTCGCAGTAAAGTTTCTTGGAATGCCATCAAGATATGACTGAGTGGCAAACATCAGCCAAAGATTGATTGATTTGAAGCCGAATGAATTAACATCAGCCTCAAAGCAGCAAATCCCACACATGCACAGAAACACAGTATTACTGACAACAGAGAAAAATCCTCAGTCCCACTCTATTTAAACACCCAACACACACTCATTACAAAGGTAGCTATCAAAGCACTCACACTGCACATTACACCTCAAGCCACTCTTTTGCGTAAGTGCTGAACTCCTTGTGGTCAGGCAGACCACCGCCTCTATGGAATCACTGGTCAAACTACCATTTGCATTCACTTGACATCCAAGAAAAACTTGGAACGACGACGACATTACGAAGATACGGCCAATCTAAGCCTAGGTCTTGACAGCTAAGGTACTGCTTCTCATCCAAACCACTGCATTACAATTTGAACATCCTTGAGTACTGTTTATAAATTTGACATTGGTGCAAGCGTCACCAAATGAACTTCCCAGCAATGCTATACATGTGCAAGTTAGTGTATTACAGTCAATACCTGACTTGTGACTTGCATAGTACATCACTGTAGTGTTTTGTTGGTCTTCAACAGAAAGAGTATTAGCAGATTTGAGACTTTGGTTAGAAAATACCATTGGCTGTGAGTGGAAGAAAGAATCATACAGTCATAAGTTGAGACCGAGCACAAGTGGCAACTTTAAACAGCTACCATGTAATTACCTTGCAAACAATACATTACGCACTGCTCTGTGAGTTGGAAACGTTCAGGGGGGGCATTACATTACTtagaacaaaaagaaaagaaaagaaaagaaaagatcaCTGCAGGGCGGATTTGGGTTTTGGGGGGTTTATATGAAATATCACACACCTCAGTTGGGAAAGACTTAAGTCGATTTCTTTCCACGTCTTTTGTCATTAGTTTAAACAATAAGACAATTCAAATAAAATTGATTGAGATTTGAATGTTTGATGGCACAATACAAACGAGCGCATTCGAGATCGAGCATTTGGTCATTCATCGACGGAAGCCGTTGAAACAGGTGGGAGGCAAGTTGAGCAGCAAGCCAGTCCGTCCCTCAGGATTCTTTGCACGTAATTCAATAAACGCGTCACAACAGCCACTACGACCATCTCAAGAAACAACGACCGGGCGACCGACCGGTTAGGGGGAAAGCGCGGAACGATCACTTACGAATGTCCGCACAAAGAACTGGCAAAGTTGAAACGATACTTACTTAACGATACGAAGAAACCCCCCACTCCTACGAGAAGATCTTTAAAGGTCCATAGCGTAGTCACTTCACCAAACTCTCTTAACTTAATTCTCTCATTATATTCTCGAAGCAAATAAAGTAAACAAGATTACGCCACACAACCGGCGCCTTCTTTCCATGATAGTGcactcggtcggtcggtcgtttCCTCTCCCGACTTGGCTGCGTTTCCCTCTTTGTGGAACTTTTGGCTGCGTTTCGACGCACAGTAAGACTTCCGCTTACACCATTTCACAATAAAACAATTGTTTTCAAAATTTCTCAATTTACTGGACATGCCCAAAAATTGAGAAATGTTTTCGGCACGGATGACTTAAAGATGATTTCAATTAAAATTATGATGACAGGGACGACAGTTAGGAACGATCACTTCTTGGTCAGCCCTTTAAAATATAtggtaaaataataaaaattgtaATGATAACAATAAGATACTTTCTCTGCTGTGTTTGAAAGGTGGAAACAAGGATGGCAGTTTCGTTTTTTGCCATTTGAAaccgatgaaaaaaaaaatccccttgtAGAAAATACAGCTGACGTCAGCCCAAACCTCATGTCACAATTTGgtgattttttatttcatcaggCATTTAGACAAACAGtgggattttttaaattatgattattattttattgcacaTTCATGCATTTGTAGGCTCACAATCCAAGGGCAACACAATTTGAACTATTTATAATCAATTATATTTGCTGTTACTAATTGACAAAATGAACCCTGGCCATAAAAAGAACACTTCAAGTAAGCGTGCGAATTTTTAGAGCCCTTTGTGAAATACCAAGCGATTGCAGACAACCTCTTTTTTTCCTGATGGAGAGCAGTGAAGCTTTACGATTGAGTCACCTGATTTCAAATTGAGCAaacaagtgttactgacaaaccttttttttaagaattgtcATTGTGGAGGGAGATGACCAAAAAAAGCCAGTACAGTTCATATGTAAACATTGTTGCAAACATTTACTCTATGTATAAGTATACTGTGCGCATCATTTCCTGCTGAAATGTGAGCTCGGTAAGGCCTTCCTTCTCAAGTTGTTTGCGGACTGTGCTGTAATGTCCCACACGACTGACTATCTTCAACTATTGTAGTGGCGGCTTTGATTAAAACCAGCTTGGTTGTAGTTCTGGCCACCATGTTGAAAAAACTGTTCAAAGTGTCCCCCTTGACTAACATTATGGCCTCCTCTCCCTCCCCAGCCTCCTCCTCGGCCTCCTCTCCCCCTGCCCCCTCtaccgccgccgcctccgcctcctctCTCTTGATGCCAGTTTCCGTTCTGGTGGTAATTGTCATTATAGCCTGAATGGTGGCCGGACTCCTGGGGGCCTCCGTGGTTGCTCCCGCCTCCTCTATAGGGACCTCTggttccgccgccgcctccaCCCTGATGAGCAGCCAAATCTTGATACTGGCCCTTGTTGTAACTacctctcccccctccacccccctcGCCCCATCCTCCTTGCACTCTTCCGCCTCTGCCACCCCTGCCTCCTCTTTCTCCGCCGCCCCTCTCATAGCCCCCCCGACTGCCTTGGGAATAATGATCGTAAGTGCCCCTGCTTCCGCCATACTGTCCACTAGCTTGGGGGGCATCCTGCCGCTTTTGCCATGAAGGCATTTCTGGAGGGGGCGGCTCAATTTCACAGGGACGCCCTCCTCTGTCTGGCACTCGACCCATTACAACCTAgagggtgaggggaaaaaaaacaaccgtgaaatggcacattcaacattgaCCTCAAAGTTCTTCTCCCATTATGACAAAAATATAtctaaaaagacaaaaacaaacaaaaaaaacatttcagcaTGTCTTTGCTTCAGGCTTTTCTCCTTCAACAAGTGCAAAGAAACAATTTAGGGAACGCCTACAAGGCTGATCAAATTTGAaactaacttttttttaaaccgaTTGACTCACCTTATTAATGGCACAGGCAGTCTTCTCTCTCGACTTCCCACTGCTTGTGCGAAGGATTTTTGAAAAGTCTTGTCGGGCTGCAAGAAGGTGCGCTACAGACACTTTGCTTTGGGTACCGAGGGCAGAACGTAGCGGCTGATAAACTTTAGCCAAATTCCCAGCATGCGACTGTCGTGGGGATGGGTGGGGGGGGATACAATCACAAAAGGAAAATTAGAGCAACCACAGCATGCGTTTCTTCTTAAACAAGGGGCTGCGTACCTTTGCTCTTTCTGACCAACCAAAAGACTGCACCGTCACATCCAGACGTTTTAACAACATCTTCCTTCTCACTTCATACTCATTTACAAGCGCTTGATTGATGGCTTCGATTTTTTCCTGTCAAAGGGAACAAAAGGCATGAGCTTCATTTCAGGGGACtgaattccccccaaaaaagaatccTTTACCATGTGCACGGGTCCAAAGGCATTCTTCAACAAAGGGTCTCCTATATGATTGGCTGGCACTCTACTTGTGGCTTCTTTCAGCTACCACACATGAGGTCAGATAACAAGCAGTGTGAGAAAATACAGTAAATAGCAAACGTTTTTTGCACCATTCACGTGACCTATGACCCGCGTGACTCGTACGTTTAGAGAGGTAAAatagaaagaaacaaccaagaCCATATGATTGCAAAAGTGAATGTGGTTTACTTTAGGTACTGTAACCTTTATCGCTGGTCTATTTGAACAATTGGGCAAACTGACCTTTTTCTCAATGCCACTAAAAAACTGGAACATAGCAATGTTGGCCGGAGGCTTGGACATTCCCAGTGCCATGCAGATGCCTTTTAGTTCCTGGAAGGCAGGGCTACCACACTCCTGGGCTTTCTTCTGGGGTCTGTTGACCAGGATCATCCTCGAAGCCTCCAGCTCGGATACCAGAAAGGCTGCGAGGGAAATGCCACTTTGTCATTCTCACATCTTGCTTGCTCAAACTACAAGTGACTAAATGCTGGATCCCATTTGTCCGCTTCAACGAGGGCTATATGAGAAAGCAGCAAATCTACATCAGATATTGCGCAGTTCGCATCGTTCACCGCACGAGCAGACGTGACAACTTGCGGCTAGTCCATCACAATGCAttcattccatttttttcccccctcatatCAGACTTGAAGCTGTCAATGCTGAAACCATACAGAGCAGCAGCAGGCAGTCATTGGCGTTGAGAAGCCTTTGGTTGACAGCTCCACTCGTGAGGACGGGGTAAGGGCAAGCGAGTTCTGCCAACAGCCCGCTCATCTCCAGCTGGAAGCCCTCTGCCTCACTTGGACCTGCAGGAATCGTGATGATTCAAACCAAAACATTCACAGCATTTACTGTTGCTATTTAGGAATATGCATGTGAAATCTTACAGTTGGTTGCCTGGACATTCTCCTCCAGTTTACTGTAAAGTTTGAGCTCGGACACAATCCAAGCACAGAG contains:
- the LOC125978892 gene encoding ras and Rab interactor 2; translated protein: MSSHNIQQPSKRERKSSFFKLIESFALEIGTLKKEMGKKPEPIEEHKTDSMHGLSEEVGGLFLQASPCSDTATGVRDSGYDSLHRRLSVLDRLINTHCVWLQLDLSHQDAVHILQDRAPGTFVVRKSSSLQKKVISLRMDKHSPLPVKDFVVKESQFTFSLEGSGLSFADLFRLVAFCCISRDVLPFTLKLPEAIASAKTSAELAQIAKLGAGFWDSEWCQKRKGSSSSSSSFFFGATAPDRGPPPGQQALSVAAAPSRPRLETRTPSELECCQSNGALCFINPLFIKVHHPESEHCPELDSSDPSQTHSPEKSSDDDRPASCDSDFSDNQQSNENKAFSLGSATQAQGEKKQSAEDTTSRSPPSRPPPPQWAPPVRQRSMPEKIAWINVPKEKAEDKERSSSLLSRLGSSLSISPSSSPPKRLSISSPISIPRPSFPLSFASLSSSPRKAKSSLSSSLEDAQCHLALEEQTIEKALLKAKLSQQSSGKACTQPRSSLADTMTVSQQVVVRGSAGERAGEDCQDGVSQRLSDVSLSTDSSDSLDFFSQSSPFFLPALHDPSPPTVADFNTHLPLSLPSSHLLYCSTEDDDDDEEEEDEDEEEPDYGVGLESDQDQDQDLTMMPPGHRTRRRPSASALVLQKALRGHLRKMSGVFSSLLTPEKRAIRRVVELSKDKASYFGSLVQDYLSYMGEGAGTPTWQSFASGLELLQTLRQFITQMKSYLRQSSELGLPIESLIPEDQIDHVLEKAMHKCVLKPLKAMVSAALQEFQVRSGEWQELRDNMSLAKARQPQEMGVEDTVPPDPIAIEKIKCKFHTMCKLYSPEKKVTMLLRVCKLIYTIMEDNSGRLYGADDFLPMLTYVLAQCDMPQLDNEILYMMELLDPSLLHGEGGYYLTSAYGAMSLIRNFQEEQAARVLSSKTRNTLHQWHQRRTTLHSAPSFDDFQNYLRVALQELASGCTAKTLPVRPYATVEEVCQLCAIKFKVSDPASYGLFLLMEGNSQQLAADTHPQRIKAELNSRPQAPPFHFVYRRLADRSASGPPDSSPGPDNVTLTNLSNLTPEPATPSPDLDLRLSR
- the fam98a gene encoding protein FAM98A, producing MENDIIVSLEDLGYQGPLLEDGALESAVTGGAASPEFTKLCAWIVSELKLYSKLEENVQATNCPSEAEGFQLEMSGLLAELACPYPVLTSGAVNQRLLNANDCLLLLSFLVSELEASRMILVNRPQKKAQECGSPAFQELKGICMALGMSKPPANIAMFQFFSGIEKKLKEATSRVPANHIGDPLLKNAFGPVHMEKIEAINQALVNEYEVRRKMLLKRLDVTVQSFGWSERAKSHAGNLAKVYQPLRSALGTQSKVSVAHLLAARQDFSKILRTSSGKSREKTACAINKVVMGRVPDRGGRPCEIEPPPPEMPSWQKRQDAPQASGQYGGSRGTYDHYSQGSRGGYERGGGERGGRGGRGGRVQGGWGEGGGGGRGSYNKGQYQDLAAHQGGGGGGTRGPYRGGGSNHGGPQESGHHSGYNDNYHQNGNWHQERGGGGGGGRGGRGRGGRGGGWGGRGGHNVSQGGHFEQFFQHGGQNYNQAGFNQSRHYNS